The Gossypium hirsutum isolate 1008001.06 chromosome D02, Gossypium_hirsutum_v2.1, whole genome shotgun sequence region AATGAGATAGATTTTTGGTCACCTAGACTGAATGGTCTATGGACGCCTCTAATCCAGCTGACTTATCCTATTTTATACACAAAAATGTTGAAATCTCTAAATAATGAAGAGTAAACTAAAATCAAATAGCTTCCATTAACAAGACATGGGGTTAGAGCTTAGGGTTTAGAATTAATAAAGAATCATGATTGCAAGCCAAACCTGGATCATTCATATACATTAGATGACAATGATATCTCTATAAGTTTTAGCATTAAAACTAGGTTTGAGGAAACATCAAAACAGAAAATCCAATTTGCAGACATAAAATacttcattaattacattaacaAAAAGCTTATCAAACATTCCTTTGGAAAACAATTTTGCAAAGACACTGTTAACTGCACATAATGATTTATATTTGACTTGTATAAAAGCAATTGTACATACCTTTTCAAGATTTTCAATTCCCCTCTTTCTTGTTTCATCTGCTATATAATACAAATCCCCATCAGCTACATGCATAGCTAAATAGAGCTTTAGGCATTCAAAAAGCTAAAGAACACATGTTGGCCTCGAGGAAACACACAGAACCGTGCACAACGTCACATTTCCACTTTCTCAGCATGCTCGAATTGATGAACACAACGAACAGTGCTAACACAATACTAAAAAGGTTTTCTTTATGGAAGACAACTTTCTATGACCATTTTTCCACGACACGCTCTGATAATCTAATTTCCTCATCCTTGGAAATATGTGGATCTAGCTTCTGAAGGTTGTCAATAAATGTCTTTGCCTCATCACGCTGATTGAGTTTACAATATCCATCAACTATGGAATTGTATGTATTCTGGTTTGGTTTACAGCCGTGCTTGATCATGAATTGGACAACATCTACGGCTTCCTCAAACAAGGAATCAGCTGCATAGCTTGCAACAAAGGTATTGTAAGTGATAACATCTGGAACAAGGCCAGAATCACCCATTTCTGAAAATATCCGAGAAGCCTCTTTCATTCGACCGTTTCTACAATAGGCATAAATAACAGTGTTATACGAGATTATATCTGGTTTTATTCCTTTTGCCTGAACTTCCCTTAAAATTTGTTCTGATTCCTCGAACTTTTCAGAGCGGCTATACATATACATCAAACTGTTGTAGGTCGTCAAGCTCGGAGTATACCCACACTCATTCATGAAGTTCAAGATCTCATTTGTCTTGGAAACCATCTGCCTCCTGCCATATATTGAGAGCATGGCATTTAGAGTAGTTATGTCAGGTGGAAATCCTTTCTTCCTCAATTCCAAGAAAGCACGCTCTGTATCCGCAAGAAGGTCGCATTTACTATTAACCAAAACAAGAGTCTTTAACAGCACAGCATGAGGTTCGATGATACCGGAGTATATCTCTTCCGCTAGGGCATGCATCCGATCTACCTGCTTCCCATTGGCATAAACATGAAGCAAAGAACAGTAGGTTAGCTCATTGGGTTTGCAACGACCGTCTCTCATTTCAGCCAGTATTTTCTCAGACTGCTTCCAAAGCCCTCCCCGTGCCAATGCCGCCAAAACAGCATTATATGTAGAAAGGTCGGGGGTAACTCCAGCTTCCAGCATTCTCTTATAAATAGCCATGGCTTGATCAAAAGCACCACAGCGACTGTATGCACTAATTAAAGTGTTGAATGTGTCCCTTTCAGGTACAAACCCTGCCCTCTTCATCTCCTTGAACACTCCAGACACTTCTACATCCATTCCATTTTGCCCAAATACTGCCAGTAGTGTATTCCAAGTAACAATATCCGGTGCACCATTGCATGCCTTGATCTCGTCAAAAATCTTCATCATCTCAGTGAACTTCCCGCGGTTACCGTGCATCTTAATTAGAGCATTGAAAGTGCAAATATTCGGCTTGCAACCAGAAGTTCTCATCTCCTCAAAAACCGCCATTGCAGACTCATCTTTTCCGGCCTTGGCAAATCCCGACAAAAGAGTGGTATAGGTAAAAACATCAGGCTTAATCCCTTTTCTCTCCATCTGTGTTTTCAAGTCCATTGCTTCCTGCAACAGACCATCCCTAGCATAAGCGGAAATCAACGAATTATAAGTCACAGTGCTAGGGGCAAACCCATTAAGCTCCATCTCTTTTAAAACCTCCATAGCTTCCTTCGGACGCCGAGACTTACCATAAACATCCAACAATGcattgtaagtaacattatctggAGTAAAACCAGCCAATTTCATTTCATCGAAAACCGAAGCCGCTTCCTCATGCAAAGACCCTCGACGACAGCTACTTATAAGCGTATTATAAGTATAAGCATCAGGGGCAATTCCATCACTTTTCATTCCATCAAAAAGAGCCATGACCTTACTCCAAGGCATGCCCATTTTACCATACACATTCAAAACCACATTATAAGTTATCAAAGTAGGTTTACAACCCTCTTCCTCCATTTTCTTAAAAACCACCATGGCTTCCCTATACCTCCCACTACCAGCATAAGCAGTTATCAATGAAgtataagcataaacatcaagaCTAAACCCTTCTTTGTGCAAACCATTAAACAAATTAGCTGCAACAGAAACCCTCCCCTCTTTCCCTAACatactaataataatagcaaCAACAGAGCTATTCAACACCAATCCACAATCATTTCTAGCTCTAACCCAATTGAAAACACCCAAAGCCAAGTTAGATTTCTTGTAAAAACCCAAAGCTTTAACAATTCCCACCACTTCCGCAGCCAAAAAATCAGCTTTCACATCTGGGTTTTCTTGGTATTGCTCAAACAACTTACTCAAAACAACATCAAGTTGATTAGAATCAAAAGAAGGTTCAATTAAGGAATTAAGAACCTGCTGACCTTGAGCAGAGAGGTTGTTATGAGTCCAACGCTTCCCACGGTTGACGTCACGTGACCGGCCGAGACGGTTCCGGGTCCGGACTTGTGGGTCGATGGGTTGTTGGGACTTAGAATTATGTCGAAGAAGGAGGTCTTGAAAGACTGGAGTCGAGGGAGCAGGTGACTTGGGTTGTGAAGTTGGGTTTTGTTGAGTGAAGTGAGTTTGGTTTGATAATGGGGTTTTAACAGGTGGGGGATTTGGAAGGAGAAGAGGGAGAGCAAGCCTCTCTGCCATTAAAGAGAGGATAAGAAAGTTGCAGCCTTTGTATCTATGGTTGAGTTAGAAAcagagaaggagaaaaagaaaagggtaatTGATAATTTTAGTGCGCTTTCGTTATTACTTGCAGAGTccacaacttttttttttagaagTCTAAGGCTTAAAGGGGGACATGACAAAGATATGCGGAGGATATTTTAGGAGGTAAAAGGGAGATTATATTCTTCTGTGGTTAAGAATGAACTATTGAAATACTATGACCAATAAAAGGTTGCCACGTAAACTCTGAAAGCGGACTcttaagtcaaaattggtgacgtTTGCCCTCTTCAAAATTAGTTCGATTAGACAAATTATACTTATTTAaacattttctcttttatttttatataaaaattaatttaaagtgaagtttaatattattatattaataatattttttattttaaaaaatatttaaaattaataaaatatttataattttcaatattattaatcatacttatttaattatctatatcTAATCATATTAAtaacttattattttaataatttatttaatattttaattttattttaaaaataaatttgaaaaataataattttaaataatattcttcatatagtattgaaaaatattcaatgttaatattttaataataaatatttattacaattataaatatattacagataaatattttgtagtataaatgttaaaatatgttataaatatatatactcctcacaaatttgaaatttaatccctattcttttattttcaagaatttaatcattctactgttcatatttaaaaatcaagtccaattgttaacattgttaaatttttttgtcaattttgttgatgtcaatttttaaataaaaaatacttgatATTCATGTAACTAAAAGATGACGTTACAATtaacatgaatttaacaaaatatttttaataatgctaTCAGATGAACcttaattttgatatataaaagGTAGGactaacccaaaaataaaagcacatggactaaatttcaaatttacgaaAAGTACAatgacttatgacatattttaacctagtataaaaatatgaatattttaattatataaatttgattatttgtttaAGTAATGTTTAGCTTCATTTATCCTTTACAACTCTAATGTGTCAATATCTATTCTCAcatatctaatatatataaataaaattaagttttaattaagcattatttattattaagtttatatatgacactgattattacaaaatattttcttattacaaaataaatttcaattgttAAAAGGAAATTGCACtgtaatattttataacaaatatatttatgtcatgttTGTTTTACAaagaacaatgtaaaatataaatttatagatataaaataaactcaattaaacaatgaaaatataagaaaatctcatatgtatgtttgtttcattgaaaacaacttttatgaaatatttatagtAAATCTGTCAAATAacagaaaatattaatttttcaaaaaagtaagtcattttccagaaatcatttttcggaagtcattttcagtgaaacaaatggAACCTAAACTTGAAAATCGTAAGTTAACTTGATATTTTTTTAGGCACCtaatactattaaaatatatTGACATAACACTGACGATCAATTGGATGGTGACACGTGATAGCCTcacattttttattataaaaattatatattttttattttgccaCGTGTCAAAATATAAGGCTATCACGTGTCACCATTCTATTAGTAGTCAACGTCACATCAGCGTATTTTAATGATGTTAGTCAAGTAGCTAAAAAAACACAaagttgacttataatttttaagtttaggtACCAGTCAGGGCCAAAATTAAACTATGTAATTGATATTTATGtcattattgttatttatttgtgtaACTAAGAATTGATGACTTTATTGTTTCAACCACTAATTCGGTTTCCAAAAAACATTGATTCAAAGGAAACTAACCTAAACCGAACTATATAATTGATGTTTACGCCAttattatatatgtgtttataataACTAGAATCGATAACTTAACCGTTTCAACCACCTCTTCAACTTCTAAAAAAAACATTGGTAAATGGAAGTTAGATTATTTTCAAATCTTCAAGCTTTATAAGTTATTGAATCGAGTGATAAAATACTTATTAATTCATAAAAAGTTGATGAATCgtttgaaaagaaagaaaaagaaaaagaaaaaccaatgCTAAAAAATGCTTGTTTCTTATTTAGAAGTCCAATTCAACTCAAGTTGTGTTTAGTATTACTTTTAAGAagtatttttgagaaaaaaatacttttgagataaaaacattattaaataaaatgCTAAATTGACCCGCAATCTATACCTGTGGGATGATAGACCAAGAAACAAAGACAGCAAACAATCATAAAAAATCTTCATGGCTCTTTCAAGAATTTAATGCAAAATGGTAGGCAATCTATTTTCTACTTGCCGATCACCATTGTTAAACAAAAATCTTAAAATGAACAACACAGCGTCCCATGGACAATGGAGCCATTCCAAGCCAAAGATTGTTAAAAGCTATTGGTACTTGATTAGGAATAGATTTAATAACATTCATAAACATTAGAAATGCATTAGTAATCTTTGCATTAAACAGTCACTACAATATTAAGAAATCCAGAAACAGAAACCCTTAAGTAAGGTACTTTCTATGTGCAAATTGGAGGAGGAACTAGGCATTGtttttcttcaatattttcaacaaaaaaagatAGGCTCCAATAGACACAGGTTATTTGCCTATTTTGCAAACTGATTTTGCTCTCTCTCGCCTTCTCTAGAATCCATCAAAGAAAGTGAGGATTAATCAACCCGGCGATTTCAAGAAATTCGACACGATCTTTGCCTCCGAATATCTTCTTCAGCTTGTCATCGCAAATTATAACCCTCTTGTTATTGGGGTCCTAGAGAAATTGCAAGAAAGAACCAAGTCAGTTATAGGCTAATAGCTTGGCAATGTAAAACAAAAGATCCAGAGCTTGAACCGTGTATTCGATTTCTAAAGTGAAACTAGCTACGTGATAGCTCTCATTCACAACCAAAGTTACACACATCACTCGCAAGTCACAACGCTTATCTAGTAAGGATCGGcagcatacatacatacatatatatatatgaaacattTCTCGAGCAGGAATACTAGTAAATCTTTGAGCCATCAGCTTCCGAGATAGTAGTCAAATGCAGAACAACGAAAACAAGTTTGTGTAAAGGTCATTATGATGAATACCAAAAAGGCAGGCAACAACATTAAACTTGTCAAGGTATTGGCTTTCTAGGCTCGAAAAGCTTCTCTTGTATTCAAGAAGACTTAACTGTCTGCAAGGCCATCATCGGCATAATAAAGATAACCCGGTAATACGACTCTTACACAAAAGAATCTAACCGAGATATGTAGATAACTCGTAACAAAGAAGCCAGTAGAGCATTATAATCAAATAAACTACACATCTAGACTATGTTCATTGACTTCAAATACAGAAACCATCTATAAAACCCAGAGTTCCAAATTCCTAAATATCTTAAGGCAAATGTATGAAAACCACCCAATAGAATTACTCTCAGTACCATATCTGTATGGAAGAAGATAAAGCATCAACCATGAAGCAGCTCCATAAACagctaaagaaaaaaaattttaatccatAAAACAAAACCCAAAGCACATAAATCTGAACATCATATGTTTAGATATACATTCACTCACGATAACCAGAAATAGAGATAGAATTAAAAACCCATTCAAAACCTCCAAAAACCCTTAATACATTTTCACAGCAAACAAACACAGCCATGTAGTTTAAAGAGGTAAAAAGCAGTTAATGGACCTGAAGATTGTGCTCTTTAATATAAGCCCAAATCTGCTTAAGAACTTCAGTTCGAGGGATTTCCGGGACTCCCACGAGAGCTTGCATCTCAGGCGACACAGGGCGGGGCTTCATTATGCCACGTGGCTTCCTGGGACCGGTGTCAGTCTTTGAAGCCGTGGCTTGAGTCAGGGTTCGTACCATGTGCACGTTAGTTGGATGAAGAAGGCGGAAAGAAGAGGGTTTGCCCAAGAACGACACCGTTTGGGGCGAGACAAAAGTAGAAAATGTGGCCGAAGAGACAGCCATTTTTGTTcctcttcactttttcttcttagTTTGTGGGGAAGAAACTGAAGAGCGAAGGGGATTTGTGGTGTCCTCTTTgtttctggaaatttttttttggttttcttttttgaGAATGAGAATAAAACAAAGAAGATGAATTatctgtttttttatatattttattagttttctttttatatttaaatggttttgaatttttttaaaaatatatattacccCTAAACTACGACCCAATATCTTTGGGCCATGGacataattaaaccattattacTCTTCTAGAAAATTCCCATTTGTTTTGGACTTTGGTCATAGTTATAAAATAAGGGAAATGGGCTGGGCTCTTTGGGATCCAAGGTTAATTCCATCCACATATCAGATAATTAAAATCGTATTCTCATTCCTCttacttttaaaatattcaatttggtacttaaaattttatttattaattaaattggtaTTATCTGACTctaatagtgttttttttttacgaTATAACACATAATCCAATCAAATTTTAACGTATCTTACCATTACAACCGACTATTTATTggtttttctaaatattttcaacgtattaaaaattaattaaaagtaaataaatattttacattaatatCATGCTAAAAATCACAAGCACCAATGGAACAAtgttatatcatttttttttaaaaatatatattatcttaCACTCATTCTTCTCTAATTTTATTTTGAGATTCTTATTTTCATTGCATTTGTTCCATGTGGGAGCTTAACTGCCACAACACATGACCATTTAGCTTCGATCTCCTCGTTTCATTATATATAATGTTTCGCTAATATTTGAGAAACATGTAAGTTAACCATTCTTGATAATTAAATTACTCTGACAAGACAGCTATCACTTGTCACCTACATACCTTACAACTTAAGTGATGTCACATTTCTCACCCGACAGTAATATTAAAAACACCCAACTAACCAATCGAAATGAGACATATATCCATGAGTAAGAGCCTCTCTCGCCTTAACGATAGTGTTGTTTATCCATTTTTCGCTCTACACTCTTTTCCTCATGCCCATCTCAAACTTTTGTTCTCTCCTTTACCTTCTTCATCGCTCATACAGTACGACTTCCCACCCGACCCCCCTAGCAAGGTTAACTAACGTTGTTTCTTAGTATCAACAACATTAGATTGGGATTCAATTTtacttttgatttattttttttatcgaaTTCCATTGTTATATGGTTCATGGTTTTACATCTTAATAAAAATCAAGagaaaatatttatcaattaTAAGAAACCATGATAAGTTAAAAGCAATCATTTTTAAACACCAATTtgtgattaaatttaattaattattttttaattagtttaattaaaattaaattgagttagaaaaaaatattagataCGAAGGAGTGTATAATAATATTGAGttagaatgataataaaattcTTCTAATATTAACCAAATTATTGATTTGGTATACTTGGTTAAACTAAGCAAATAACTAGTGAGAAGACGTGATCATGAGTCAGGCCGATGATAAATTTTAAGTTCGTTTTCTAGGTCCAGGTTTGGCTTGATCCGAAAAATGGGCTTAAGATTTTGTCCAAGcctaatccaaattaaatttgtTACTCTCGAGCTTGACCCGACCTgcctatattaaattttttaagattatttttgtataaaaataaatttaaaaaacataaaataaatatttctcaacaagttgaaaatacattaaaaaaaatctttatacttaaataacactaacatGATTGCAACTTAGcgagcaaatgcctctaaaatagtagcaaaaataacaataaaacaaaagttatacaatatccaaacaacaacaataaaatagtagcaaaacagCAGCGAAACAACAATAAAACAACTTATTCGGGCTAAGCCAGGCCTAAGCAAAAAAATCCTACCTAAAGCCCAATCCATTTAGAAAACGGACTTTATTTTTTATCCAATTCTATTTcttgggcctatatttttttgCCAAAATTCTCACTTTTAGGACGTATCTTCGGATCTGGACGAATAACTTGACTCATGATCGGTTCTACTGATAAGGGACCAGTACTATTTCTCTTTTAATATCTTAATTTGTAAATGTATACAATCACAACGCAATATAAATAGAAAAGTTTTAAAAAGGCAACCAAAAAGGGTTTTAGTTGCAAATAAGGGATTGTTGGTAAATGCATCGAATTCTTAGGttggaaatttattatttgtaaatattaaatttaagttttctTTCATATGATTctacatttaaattttattatatatacattctatttaaatttattttgatttagattcgaatatattttaattttctattaattATGCTTTATATTAAATACTTTATAATTCTAATTAATCAGACAAGTTTTCTTTATGATCTATTtgtattcttcttcttcttcttttttttgaataatcttatAATAAGTTATGATCGTATCTGTTcttttttgacacaatgtctagaattacccatagctcctccccaacccataaatagaagaataatacGCTTCTGCATATTCAAGTCCACATCTTTTTACAGTGGCAACAATGTCGACACTGATTGAGTCTCAATTGGCAATCTACTTGTATTCTTTAATGCTCTAACCTTTAAAAAGGGGGGTTTAGTTGAAGAGAGGTCATGACACTTAATCTCATCCAAAACAGGTCAAATGAAATGAAACCTTACTCTAAACATGGCCTTTCAAGACAGACCAAATGTTACAAACACAAAGCATGTTCGAGTCTTGACATCCTCAATTCATGTCATTTTTCAGTTTCTTCTTATGACAGTAACCTTAATTGGTACGAAATTTGATTGAGAGATAGCTTTTGATTAAACCACATGCTTTTGcagttgagaaaaaaaaaagaataaataatgcCATAAAAAGTTCAACTTCAATTCATCTTTGTGGAAAGAAATGAATGGGCCAACAGGAGGAGGATAACCAGTTCATATCACTTATATTTACAGATAATGATCGTTGAACCGATGGGGTCCCTCTTCCCCCCTCTATTGCTTATTCTCTAAGCTGCTTATGGACCACTTTTTAATTAGTTTTCGGGTTAATTAATCGAGCTTCCCTGAACtattatttagattttaaatCAGTCCTTAAACTTTAAAGTATTAGTATCGATTTAAATTTGATTCGGGTTAATTGTAATCACAGTTGTATTTAGTATATGAATAACTTGAGTTTGACATGTTAAGAAAATATATCGAGTCATTAAAACTTAGGGGTTTTTTTAAATATCAGATTTGGTATGCCCGTTTAGTATGTACACATaagtttataatttgatttttgtgttttaaatatgttccAAGTTAGATTTGAGTTTATATTTAAGGCCTTAGCTAATGACCAAACTAACATAATGATTTGATTGATATGATATCGATAATTTGAGGACTCAATTTAAACTCGAGGATATAGAGAATTTAATTAAAACGTTTTGAAGTTTATGAACCAATCTAAAATTCGAGACATAATTTAAGGGTgcttgatataattaattttgaatttaattttttttaaatcagtaATTTTGTGAATATTGATACttgaattttatataaaaaaaagttttctaaatgggttTTTGTTAAATTACTTCATTTTAAAGGAGGATTGAGAGTGAGTTTGGATGATTGGTgcatttacctgcggttagtgtaaaaacagcggtggctgtgagattagatactatagcgatactgtagcgtgagacaaaaagtaagttaaacgcaccgcacccaatcgtccatccaaacccaccctgaATCTAGGGAATTAAGGGAAATGATAAtagttttttctattttaataagTGGTTGAGGGTTCAATCTTTACCTTAAATATGAAGTAACTTTAAAACTCGTGACCAGATTGCACCCCTAAATCGACCTCTAAAACTTGAATGATTAGTCACTCTTGAACCCATAAAAAGAGGATTGAAAGTTTCAATCCACATGCAAAACCAGAAATGACTATAAAAGCATCACATAAAAATGGTAacctcatttattaaaatttagatgatgatatatcaataatataaatacatttattaaaagtttatataaaaaatcaaaattaactttaattaaaatgaaaaaaaaattagcatttataataaatttaattaaattttagttcaaTTGACATGGACAATATTACCAATAAAGAAGAATGTGGATTCGAGTGCGTTGAAGTACATTACTTATAGGGAATTGTATAAGGTGTAAAAATCTTGTTGAAACTGTTAGGTGGTAAATATAATGATGAAacattatttcatgttttaatgtgctttagaaaagtttggatgaaaattgtttaaaatttttaaaaaccgaaaataatttaaaatatcatttcaaaatattaatgTCTTTTGTTTATTCTTTATATTAAGAGGtttattgagttagtgtcactTATCAATCAATCTcaattggattaaaaaattatcaaaaatttattCTTTTGAGTTAGGATGTGTTTGATAAACTGAAAATTTAAGTACTACTAAATTTTATAAGTgctgaatttatattaaaaaattatttgataaattagtatGTATAATTACTGAATATAATCATAttgtttgataaaagtaaatacttatattaaaattttatttattaatataatatttatattattttaattagttttgaatAAAAGATACGTATGGTAATTTGAAtatctcttttttttcaaaattttttttaataaaataaaataaacttaatttttttactaataagCAGCTGCCTACCTACTTATCTTACTCAAcacttttttgttgaaaattttatattatatgttgaaaattttaattatcaataaaataaaaattttcaatggtttatcaaatatACTGTTTATGTCAGGAGTCTAAacttttatatcaattttaataaacTTATTATATGAATATTCTCACATATGTAATGGATGTACAATAATCTAGTATtgtttatgtattttaaatatattttagaatattaaaataattttcttaaaaaaaagagagttgtTTTTTGAGTTCTGCTTATTGTAGTGGGTCATATGAAAGTGGGAGAAGATTTGGTGAAATTTTATAgaaacaatttttcatttttatagaGAATTTGAGACCCTCTAATTTCCACATGAAATccttctttaaaaattaaaattttcattttattttatccttttaaattttaatttatttgtgaaCTTTTAAAAATCCTTAAGTAAGCCTTCAccaaatttaccaaaaaaaatccAAACGCATCCTAATTATTTCAGTAGTAAATAAGGCCCATGCTTAAATGCAATCATGAGCTGCTAAAACTGGACGGGACCGATTCATTAAAGACGAAAATGAGTCTTAGTTCGATTAATATCAGGAGTATTGTCATTGTAagaggatattgattcaagtgtACTAAagcatattatcctcctatttaagggttacGGAGGAGCTGCGTGTAGTTTTAGGCATTTTATAAAGAAAGAACAAATGTGATAATAACCTATAATagaattaatgttaaaaaaaattatgcgaTGATGTAGCTTAAATTATATTGATTTTGGATTATATTTACATtcgataattatattaaatttaaaatttaaaataaaataaaattataccaaACATTCccaaactaaaattcaaattcTAGATTAGTCTCTAAAATTCAAGTTGTTTTAACTGAATCCTCAAAATATTAGTATTGTAGCAATCCAGTCATTCAACTACTCTAGAGATGaagccaattttttttttgggacCAGATTTAAGCTATAATTTTTTGAGAGAACTAAAATGCGATTTTAATATTGTAATAATATAAAGTTTTACAATTTCTCAACGGGCTAAAttataaactttacaattttGAAGGGCCTGAAT contains the following coding sequences:
- the LOC107907719 gene encoding pentatricopeptide repeat-containing protein At5g02860, producing MAERLALPLLLPNPPPVKTPLSNQTHFTQQNPTSQPKSPAPSTPVFQDLLLRHNSKSQQPIDPQVRTRNRLGRSRDVNRGKRWTHNNLSAQGQQVLNSLIEPSFDSNQLDVVLSKLFEQYQENPDVKADFLAAEVVGIVKALGFYKKSNLALGVFNWVRARNDCGLVLNSSVVAIIISMLGKEGRVSVAANLFNGLHKEGFSLDVYAYTSLITAYAGSGRYREAMVVFKKMEEEGCKPTLITYNVVLNVYGKMGMPWSKVMALFDGMKSDGIAPDAYTYNTLISSCRRGSLHEEAASVFDEMKLAGFTPDNVTYNALLDVYGKSRRPKEAMEVLKEMELNGFAPSTVTYNSLISAYARDGLLQEAMDLKTQMERKGIKPDVFTYTTLLSGFAKAGKDESAMAVFEEMRTSGCKPNICTFNALIKMHGNRGKFTEMMKIFDEIKACNGAPDIVTWNTLLAVFGQNGMDVEVSGVFKEMKRAGFVPERDTFNTLISAYSRCGAFDQAMAIYKRMLEAGVTPDLSTYNAVLAALARGGLWKQSEKILAEMRDGRCKPNELTYCSLLHVYANGKQVDRMHALAEEIYSGIIEPHAVLLKTLVLVNSKCDLLADTERAFLELRKKGFPPDITTLNAMLSIYGRRQMVSKTNEILNFMNECGYTPSLTTYNSLMYMYSRSEKFEESEQILREVQAKGIKPDIISYNTVIYAYCRNGRMKEASRIFSEMGDSGLVPDVITYNTFVASYAADSLFEEAVDVVQFMIKHGCKPNQNTYNSIVDGYCKLNQRDEAKTFIDNLQKLDPHISKDEEIRLSERVVEKWS
- the LOC107908859 gene encoding SWI/SNF-related matrix-associated actin-dependent regulator of chromatin subfamily D member 1: MAVSSATFSTFVSPQTVSFLGKPSSFRLLHPTNVHMVRTLTQATASKTDTGPRKPRGIMKPRPVSPEMQALVGVPEIPRTEVLKQIWAYIKEHNLQDPNNKRVIICDDKLKKIFGGKDRVEFLEIAGLINPHFL